DNA from Burkholderiales bacterium:
GAGCCGCACGAGTTGTTGCCCGCCATGCCGCCGATCGTCGCCTGCGCGCTCGTCGACACGTCCACCGGGTACCACAGACCGTGCGGCTTGAGATACGCGTTGAGGTGGTCGAGCACGATCCCGGGCTGCACCGTGACGGTCCGCGCGGCCTTGTCGAACGACACGACCTTGTTGAGGTGCCGGGAGACGTCGATGACCAGCGCTTCGCCGACGGTCTGGCCGCACTGCGAGGTGCCGCCGCCGCGCGGCAGCACCGGCACGCCGGCGTCGATGGCGATGCGGAACGCGGTCAGGGCGTCTTCGTCGCTCACCGGCACCACCACGCCGACCGGCTCGATCTGGTAGATCGAGGCGTCGGTGGAATAGCGCCCGCGCGAGCCGGCGTCGAACAGGACCTCGCCCCTGATCTCGCGCTTCAGCTTCGAAGCGAGCGCGGTGCGATCGGGCGTAGCCCTGACCGGACGGATCGGTATCACGGCGTCGTTCATTGCCTGCTCCCTTCGAGCGATTCCATGACGAGCACCAGCTTGTTCGCGAGATGCTCTCGCAGTATGCGCTGGAGCGCGATCCCGTCGCGCGCGACCAGCGCGCGCAGCATCTCTTCGTGCTCGGCCACCGCCTCGTCCCAGCGCTCGCGCGAGTAGTTGGCGATGTAGCGCGCGCGGCGCACGTTGGCGTTGAGGCTGCGATAGACCTCGGCCAGCGGCGCGTTGCCGCTCGCCTCCACCAGCTTCATGTGGATGTCCTGGTTGCAGCGGAAGTACTCGGCGAGCTCGCCGCGCGCGTGGTGCGCGAGCATCTGGTAGTGCAGCGCGCGGATCTCGTTGATCTCGTCGTCGGTGGCGTTGCGGCACGCGAGCTCGCCGGCGAGCGCCTCGAGCGCGCCCATCACCGCGAAGGTCTGTTTCACGCGCTCGGGTTCGAGCGGCGCGACGATCGCGCCGCGATTGGGCAGCAGCCGCACCAGGCCTTCGGACGCAAGGTACTTGAGCGCCTCGCGCAGCGGTGTGCGCGAAGTGCCGAGCGTCTCGGTCAGCACGCGCTCGTTCAGCTTGGTGCCGGCTTCGAGCGCACCGTGCACGATCATGTCGCGCAGGCGGTCGAGCACCGTTTCGTGCAGCAGGCGCGGCGCGGGCTCGGTCGCGGCACCGGTTGCGGAGGACGTGTGGAGGTCGGGTGTCATGGCAGTTTTGTATGCATAATAGTCGCTCGCGACGCCTGCCGCAAACCGGTGTAACGCCCTGAGCTTGCTGTGCTGCAGGAATGTGAGCGTGTGCTCACACCTTTCTTTGCATACAAAATTGGCTTGCGGCCGCTCTTCGTACGGCGTTAACATGACCGCCACTCTCACCCCGCGAGGACCTCCGCCATGGGCCACAACGCCGGCCGCCACTTCCTGCAGATTCCGGGACCCACCAACGTTCCGGACCGCATCCTG
Protein-coding regions in this window:
- a CDS encoding GntR family transcriptional regulator, which codes for MTPDLHTSSATGAATEPAPRLLHETVLDRLRDMIVHGALEAGTKLNERVLTETLGTSRTPLREALKYLASEGLVRLLPNRGAIVAPLEPERVKQTFAVMGALEALAGELACRNATDDEINEIRALHYQMLAHHARGELAEYFRCNQDIHMKLVEASGNAPLAEVYRSLNANVRRARYIANYSRERWDEAVAEHEEMLRALVARDGIALQRILREHLANKLVLVMESLEGSRQ